In a genomic window of Drosophila takahashii strain IR98-3 E-12201 chromosome 3L, DtakHiC1v2, whole genome shotgun sequence:
- the Frl gene encoding formin-like protein isoform X3 → MGAVKSRTITSADVDADEQLQHPHPHSHHHHSMRNGNHHQHNGSISSGTLQKQDLRYDIGCSSQYQHVRQPSLRSRSQQPMPTTDELDRRFAKVLASMDLPPDKAKLLRNYDDEKKWDMICDQEMVQAKDPPSHYLSKLRTYLDPKASRSHRLYLFYFLCQKRKMVGESTSTQVLRDLEISLRTNHIEWVKEFLDDTNQGLDALVDYLSFRLQMMRHEQRLQGALCASEERLNLTSGGDGGEMVLGNSSSLSPGGGGGVMSHGSSTGHGLANGTLDSRQQHGNTLSYGFLRPTISDALDSPSLKRRSRHIAKLNMGAATDDIHVSIMCLRAIMNNKYGFNMVIQHREAINCIALSLIHKSLRTKALVLELLAAICLVKGGHEIILGSFDNFKDVCQEKRRFQTLMEYFMNFEAFNIDFMVACMQFMNIVVHSVEDMNYRVHLQYEFTALGLDKYLERIRLTESEELKVQISAYLDNVFDVAALMEDSETKTSALERVQELEDQLEREIDRNSEFLYKYAELESENLTLKTEREQLGMIRQKLEEELNVLQRMLQHNEQELKKRDTLLHTKNMELQTLTRSLPRSASSGDGSLVNGGLLAGSTSGAASLALPPPPPPMPASPTMSAAPPPPPPPAPPAPPPPPMMPGFSPLGSPNGSLTSTAPSPPHAPPMLGSFQPPPPPVAGFMPAPDGAMTIKRKVPTKYKLPTLNWIALKPNQVRGTIFNELDDEKIFKQIDFNEFEERFKIGIGGALRNGSSGTEVDGSLQSSKRFKRPDNVSLLEHTRLRNIAISRRKLGMPIDDVIAAIHSLDLKKLSLENVELLQKMVPTDAEIKSYKEYIIERKDQQLLTEEDKFMLQLSRVERISSKLAIMNYMGNFVDSVHLISPQVQSIAGASTSLKQSRKFKAVLEIVLAFGNYLNSNKRGPAYGFKLQSLDTLIDTKSTDKRSSLLHYIVATIRAKFPELLNFEGELYGTDKAASVALENVVADVQELEKGMDLVRKEAELRVKGAQTHILRDFLNNSEDKLKKIKSDLRHAQEAFKECVEYFGDSSRNADAAAFFALIVRFTRAFKQHDQENEQRLRLEKAAALAASKKESDQVLMRNKVNQKKQQQIHCLLDFANQQQTQLVQS, encoded by the exons GCTTCGATGGACTTGCCACCGGATAAGGCAAAGCTACTTCGTAACTATGATGACGAGAAGAAATGGGACATGATATGTGATCAA gaaatgGTGCAGGCAAAGGATCCGCCCTCACATTACTTGAGTAAACTGCGAACATATTTGGACCCAAAGGCGTCACGGAGTCATCGG CTTTATCTCTTCTACTTTCTTTGTCAGAAACGAAAAATGGTCGGCGAGTCCACATCCACCCAGGTGCTCCGGGATCTGGAGATCTCGCTGCGCACGAACCACATCGAGTGGGTGAAGGAGTTCCTGGATGACACGAACCAGGGTCTGGACGCCCTGGTCGACTATCTCAGCTTCAGGCTGCAGATGATGCGGCACGAGCAGCGCCTCCAGGGTGCCCTGTGTGCCTCCGAGGAGCGCTTGAATCTCACGAGCGGCGGCGATGGCGGTGAGATGGTGTTGGGCAACAGTAGTTCCCTAAGTCCAGGCGGTGGAGGTGGAGTCATGTCCCACGGCAGCAGTACAGGTCATGGTCTGGCCAACGGGACGCTGGATTCGAGGCAGCAGCACGGAAACACGTTGTCCTATGGATTCCTGCGACCCACCATTTCCGATGCCCTCGACAGTCCCAGTTTGAAGCGGAGGTCTCGGCACATTGCCAAATTGAACATGGGTGCGGCTACGGACGACATCCATGTGTCCATTATGTGCCTGCGTGCCATTATGAACAATAAGTATGGCTTTAATATGGTCATTCAGCATCGCGAGGCCATCAACTGCATTGCGCTGAGTCTCATCCACAAGTCGCTGAGGACGAAGGCCCTGGTTCTGGAGCTGCTGGCGGCCATTTGCCTGGTGAAGGGCGGACACGAGATCATCTTGGGTTCGTTCGACAACTTCAAGGACGTGTGTCAGGAGAAGCGGCGCTTCCAGACCCTCATGGAGTACTTCATGAACTTCGAGGCCTTCAACATAGACTTCATGGTGGCATGCATGCAGTTCATGAACATAGTGGTGCACTCGGTGGAGGACATGAACTACAGGGTGCATCTGCAGTACGAGTTCACGGCTCTGGGCCTGGACAAGTATCTGGAGCGGATTCGACTGACAGAGTCGGAGGAGCTGAAGGTACAGATCTCCGCCTATTTGGACAACGTCTTCGATGTGGCCGCCCTGATGGAAGATTCCGAGACGAAGACCTCGGCCCTGGAGCGAGTGCAGGAGCTTGAGGATCAGCTGGAGCGGGAAATCGATCGGAACTCTGAGTTCCTCTACAAGTATGCCGAACTGGAGTCCGAGAATCTTACGTTGAAGACGGAGCGAGAGCAGCTGGGCATGATACGGCAAAAGCTGGAGGAGGAACTGAATGTCCTGCAGCGGATGTTGCAGCACAACGAGCAGGAGCTGAAGAAGCGGGACACCCTTCTGCACACGAAGAATATGGAGCTGCAGACGCTCACACGCTCCCTGCCGCGCTCCGCCTCCAGTGGGGATGGCTCTCTTGTGAACGGTGGCCTCCTGGCTGGTTCCACTTCGGGGGCAGCCTCGCTAGCCTTGCCACCACCTCCGCCTCCAATGCCCGCCTCACCCACAATgtcagctgctcctcctccgcctccgccgccAGCCCCACCGGCTCCTCCACCGCCGCCCATGATGCCTGGCTTCAGTCCGTTGGGCAGTCCGAACGGTAGCCTCACCTCGACGGCGCCGTCGCCACCGCATGCCCCGCCCATGCTTGGCTCCTTCCAGCCACCACCGCCCCCAGTAGCGGGCTTTATGCCCGCTCCCGACGGCGCCATGACCATCAAGAGGAAGGTGCCCACCAAATACAAATTGCCCACCTTGAACTGGATAGCACTGAAGCCAAATCAG GTGCGTGGCACGATCTTCAACGAGCTGGATGACGAGAAGATCTTCAAGCAAATCGATTTCAACGAGTTCGAGGAGCGATTCAAGATCGGCATTGGCGGCGCCTTGCGCAACGGCAGCAGTGGAACCGAGGTCGATGGGTCGCTGCAGTCCAGCAAACGCTTCAAGAGGCCCGACAATGTCTCGCTACTGGAGCACACGAGGTTAAGAAACATTG CAATCTCCCGTCGCAAGCTGGGTATGCCCATTGACGATGTCATCGCTGCCATCCATAGTCTGGACCTGAAGAAACTCTCACTGGAGAACGTCGAGCTGCTGCAGAAGATGGTGCCCACGGATGCCGAGATCAAGTCCTACAAGGAGTACATCATCGAGCGCAAGGACCAGCAGCTGCTCACCGAAGAGGACAAGTTCATGCTGCAGTTGTCGCGAGTGGAGCGCATTTCGTCCAAGCTGGCCATCATGAACTACATGGGCAATTTTGTCGATAGCGTTCATCTCATTAGTCCG caAGTGCAATCGATAGCAGGAGCTTCGACTTCCCTGAAACAATCGCGGAAATTCAAGGCGGTTTTGGAAATAGTCCTAGCTTTTGGCAACTATCTCAACAGCAATAAGCGGGGACCAGCCTACGGCTTCAAGCTGCAATCGCTGGACACGCTGATCGATACGAAATCCACGGACAAGCGATCATCGCTGCTTCACTATATTGTGGCCACCATTCGGGCAAAGTTCCCGGAGCTGCTGAACTTCGAGGGCGAGCTGTATGGCACAGACAAGGCTGCGTCGGTGGCACTGGAGAATGTGGTGGCCGATGTCCAGGAGCTGGAAAAGGGCATGGATCTGGTACGCAAGGAGGCCGAGCTGCGGGTGAAGGGTGCTCAGACGCACATTCTGCGCGACTTCCTTAACAACAGCGAGGATAAGCTGAAGAAGATCAAGAGCGATCTGCGGCACGCACAGGAAGCCTTCAAGGAGTGCGTGGAGTATTTTGGTGACTCTTCGCGGAATGCCGATGCGGCTGCCTTCTTCGCGCTGATCGTACGCTTTACAAGAGCGTTTAAG cAACACGATCAGGAGAACGAGCAACGTCTTCGACTGGAGAAGGCCGCTGCGTTGGCCGCTTCCAAAAAGGAGAGCGACCAGGTGCTTATGCGCAACAAGGTTAaccagaagaagcagcag CAAATACATTGCCTGCTCGACTTTGCCAATCAGCAGCAGACGCAGCTTGTACAGTCGTAG
- the Frl gene encoding formin-like protein isoform X2, whose protein sequence is MGAVKSRTITSADVDADEQLQHPHPHSHHHHSMRNGNHHQHNGSISSGTLQKQDLRYDIGCSSQYQHVRQPSLRSRSQQPMPTTDELDRRFAKVLASMDLPPDKAKLLRNYDDEKKWDMICDQEMVQAKDPPSHYLSKLRTYLDPKASRSHRKRKMVGESTSTQVLRDLEISLRTNHIEWVKEFLDDTNQGLDALVDYLSFRLQMMRHEQRLQGALCASEERLNLTSGGDGGEMVLGNSSSLSPGGGGGVMSHGSSTGHGLANGTLDSRQQHGNTLSYGFLRPTISDALDSPSLKRRSRHIAKLNMGAATDDIHVSIMCLRAIMNNKYGFNMVIQHREAINCIALSLIHKSLRTKALVLELLAAICLVKGGHEIILGSFDNFKDVCQEKRRFQTLMEYFMNFEAFNIDFMVACMQFMNIVVHSVEDMNYRVHLQYEFTALGLDKYLERIRLTESEELKVQISAYLDNVFDVAALMEDSETKTSALERVQELEDQLEREIDRNSEFLYKYAELESENLTLKTEREQLGMIRQKLEEELNVLQRMLQHNEQELKKRDTLLHTKNMELQTLTRSLPRSASSGDGSLVNGGLLAGSTSGAASLALPPPPPPMPASPTMSAAPPPPPPPAPPAPPPPPMMPGFSPLGSPNGSLTSTAPSPPHAPPMLGSFQPPPPPVAGFMPAPDGAMTIKRKVPTKYKLPTLNWIALKPNQVRGTIFNELDDEKIFKQIDFNEFEERFKIGIGGALRNGSSGTEVDGSLQSSKRFKRPDNVSLLEHTRLRNIAISRRKLGMPIDDVIAAIHSLDLKKLSLENVELLQKMVPTDAEIKSYKEYIIERKDQQLLTEEDKFMLQLSRVERISSKLAIMNYMGNFVDSVHLISPQVQSIAGASTSLKQSRKFKAVLEIVLAFGNYLNSNKRGPAYGFKLQSLDTLIDTKSTDKRSSLLHYIVATIRAKFPELLNFEGELYGTDKAASVALENVVADVQELEKGMDLVRKEAELRVKGAQTHILRDFLNNSEDKLKKIKSDLRHAQEAFKECVEYFGDSSRNADAAAFFALIVRFTRAFKQHDQENEQRLRLEKAAALAASKKESDQVLMRNKVNQKKQQDAVINELKSKAHSVREKKLLQQDEVYNGALEDILLGLKSEPYRRADAVRRSQRRRIDNNRLSRTLEEMDC, encoded by the exons GCTTCGATGGACTTGCCACCGGATAAGGCAAAGCTACTTCGTAACTATGATGACGAGAAGAAATGGGACATGATATGTGATCAA gaaatgGTGCAGGCAAAGGATCCGCCCTCACATTACTTGAGTAAACTGCGAACATATTTGGACCCAAAGGCGTCACGGAGTCATCGG AAACGAAAAATGGTCGGCGAGTCCACATCCACCCAGGTGCTCCGGGATCTGGAGATCTCGCTGCGCACGAACCACATCGAGTGGGTGAAGGAGTTCCTGGATGACACGAACCAGGGTCTGGACGCCCTGGTCGACTATCTCAGCTTCAGGCTGCAGATGATGCGGCACGAGCAGCGCCTCCAGGGTGCCCTGTGTGCCTCCGAGGAGCGCTTGAATCTCACGAGCGGCGGCGATGGCGGTGAGATGGTGTTGGGCAACAGTAGTTCCCTAAGTCCAGGCGGTGGAGGTGGAGTCATGTCCCACGGCAGCAGTACAGGTCATGGTCTGGCCAACGGGACGCTGGATTCGAGGCAGCAGCACGGAAACACGTTGTCCTATGGATTCCTGCGACCCACCATTTCCGATGCCCTCGACAGTCCCAGTTTGAAGCGGAGGTCTCGGCACATTGCCAAATTGAACATGGGTGCGGCTACGGACGACATCCATGTGTCCATTATGTGCCTGCGTGCCATTATGAACAATAAGTATGGCTTTAATATGGTCATTCAGCATCGCGAGGCCATCAACTGCATTGCGCTGAGTCTCATCCACAAGTCGCTGAGGACGAAGGCCCTGGTTCTGGAGCTGCTGGCGGCCATTTGCCTGGTGAAGGGCGGACACGAGATCATCTTGGGTTCGTTCGACAACTTCAAGGACGTGTGTCAGGAGAAGCGGCGCTTCCAGACCCTCATGGAGTACTTCATGAACTTCGAGGCCTTCAACATAGACTTCATGGTGGCATGCATGCAGTTCATGAACATAGTGGTGCACTCGGTGGAGGACATGAACTACAGGGTGCATCTGCAGTACGAGTTCACGGCTCTGGGCCTGGACAAGTATCTGGAGCGGATTCGACTGACAGAGTCGGAGGAGCTGAAGGTACAGATCTCCGCCTATTTGGACAACGTCTTCGATGTGGCCGCCCTGATGGAAGATTCCGAGACGAAGACCTCGGCCCTGGAGCGAGTGCAGGAGCTTGAGGATCAGCTGGAGCGGGAAATCGATCGGAACTCTGAGTTCCTCTACAAGTATGCCGAACTGGAGTCCGAGAATCTTACGTTGAAGACGGAGCGAGAGCAGCTGGGCATGATACGGCAAAAGCTGGAGGAGGAACTGAATGTCCTGCAGCGGATGTTGCAGCACAACGAGCAGGAGCTGAAGAAGCGGGACACCCTTCTGCACACGAAGAATATGGAGCTGCAGACGCTCACACGCTCCCTGCCGCGCTCCGCCTCCAGTGGGGATGGCTCTCTTGTGAACGGTGGCCTCCTGGCTGGTTCCACTTCGGGGGCAGCCTCGCTAGCCTTGCCACCACCTCCGCCTCCAATGCCCGCCTCACCCACAATgtcagctgctcctcctccgcctccgccgccAGCCCCACCGGCTCCTCCACCGCCGCCCATGATGCCTGGCTTCAGTCCGTTGGGCAGTCCGAACGGTAGCCTCACCTCGACGGCGCCGTCGCCACCGCATGCCCCGCCCATGCTTGGCTCCTTCCAGCCACCACCGCCCCCAGTAGCGGGCTTTATGCCCGCTCCCGACGGCGCCATGACCATCAAGAGGAAGGTGCCCACCAAATACAAATTGCCCACCTTGAACTGGATAGCACTGAAGCCAAATCAG GTGCGTGGCACGATCTTCAACGAGCTGGATGACGAGAAGATCTTCAAGCAAATCGATTTCAACGAGTTCGAGGAGCGATTCAAGATCGGCATTGGCGGCGCCTTGCGCAACGGCAGCAGTGGAACCGAGGTCGATGGGTCGCTGCAGTCCAGCAAACGCTTCAAGAGGCCCGACAATGTCTCGCTACTGGAGCACACGAGGTTAAGAAACATTG CAATCTCCCGTCGCAAGCTGGGTATGCCCATTGACGATGTCATCGCTGCCATCCATAGTCTGGACCTGAAGAAACTCTCACTGGAGAACGTCGAGCTGCTGCAGAAGATGGTGCCCACGGATGCCGAGATCAAGTCCTACAAGGAGTACATCATCGAGCGCAAGGACCAGCAGCTGCTCACCGAAGAGGACAAGTTCATGCTGCAGTTGTCGCGAGTGGAGCGCATTTCGTCCAAGCTGGCCATCATGAACTACATGGGCAATTTTGTCGATAGCGTTCATCTCATTAGTCCG caAGTGCAATCGATAGCAGGAGCTTCGACTTCCCTGAAACAATCGCGGAAATTCAAGGCGGTTTTGGAAATAGTCCTAGCTTTTGGCAACTATCTCAACAGCAATAAGCGGGGACCAGCCTACGGCTTCAAGCTGCAATCGCTGGACACGCTGATCGATACGAAATCCACGGACAAGCGATCATCGCTGCTTCACTATATTGTGGCCACCATTCGGGCAAAGTTCCCGGAGCTGCTGAACTTCGAGGGCGAGCTGTATGGCACAGACAAGGCTGCGTCGGTGGCACTGGAGAATGTGGTGGCCGATGTCCAGGAGCTGGAAAAGGGCATGGATCTGGTACGCAAGGAGGCCGAGCTGCGGGTGAAGGGTGCTCAGACGCACATTCTGCGCGACTTCCTTAACAACAGCGAGGATAAGCTGAAGAAGATCAAGAGCGATCTGCGGCACGCACAGGAAGCCTTCAAGGAGTGCGTGGAGTATTTTGGTGACTCTTCGCGGAATGCCGATGCGGCTGCCTTCTTCGCGCTGATCGTACGCTTTACAAGAGCGTTTAAG cAACACGATCAGGAGAACGAGCAACGTCTTCGACTGGAGAAGGCCGCTGCGTTGGCCGCTTCCAAAAAGGAGAGCGACCAGGTGCTTATGCGCAACAAGGTTAaccagaagaagcagcag GACGCAGTCATAAACGAGCTGAAGAGCAAGGCGCACTCGGTGCGCGAAAAGAAACTACTGCAGCAGGATGAGGTGTATAATGGAGCCCTGGAGGACATCCTGCTTGGGCTGAAGAGCGAGCCTTACCGGCGGGCAGATGCAGTGCGGCGGTCGCAGCGCCGGAGGATCGACAATAATCGTCTATCGCGCACCCTGGAGGAAATGGATTGCTAG
- the Frl gene encoding formin-like protein isoform X4 has translation MGAVKSRTITSADVDADEQLQHPHPHSHHHHSMRNGNHHQHNGSISSGTLQKQDLRYDIGCSSQYQHVRQPSLRSRSQQPMPTTDELDRRFAKVLASMDLPPDKAKLLRNYDDEKKWDMICDQEMVQAKDPPSHYLSKLRTYLDPKASRSHRKRKMVGESTSTQVLRDLEISLRTNHIEWVKEFLDDTNQGLDALVDYLSFRLQMMRHEQRLQGALCASEERLNLTSGGDGGEMVLGNSSSLSPGGGGGVMSHGSSTGHGLANGTLDSRQQHGNTLSYGFLRPTISDALDSPSLKRRSRHIAKLNMGAATDDIHVSIMCLRAIMNNKYGFNMVIQHREAINCIALSLIHKSLRTKALVLELLAAICLVKGGHEIILGSFDNFKDVCQEKRRFQTLMEYFMNFEAFNIDFMVACMQFMNIVVHSVEDMNYRVHLQYEFTALGLDKYLERIRLTESEELKVQISAYLDNVFDVAALMEDSETKTSALERVQELEDQLEREIDRNSEFLYKYAELESENLTLKTEREQLGMIRQKLEEELNVLQRMLQHNEQELKKRDTLLHTKNMELQTLTRSLPRSASSGDGSLVNGGLLAGSTSGAASLALPPPPPPMPASPTMSAAPPPPPPPAPPAPPPPPMMPGFSPLGSPNGSLTSTAPSPPHAPPMLGSFQPPPPPVAGFMPAPDGAMTIKRKVPTKYKLPTLNWIALKPNQVRGTIFNELDDEKIFKQIDFNEFEERFKIGIGGALRNGSSGTEVDGSLQSSKRFKRPDNVSLLEHTRLRNIAISRRKLGMPIDDVIAAIHSLDLKKLSLENVELLQKMVPTDAEIKSYKEYIIERKDQQLLTEEDKFMLQLSRVERISSKLAIMNYMGNFVDSVHLISPQVQSIAGASTSLKQSRKFKAVLEIVLAFGNYLNSNKRGPAYGFKLQSLDTLIDTKSTDKRSSLLHYIVATIRAKFPELLNFEGELYGTDKAASVALENVVADVQELEKGMDLVRKEAELRVKGAQTHILRDFLNNSEDKLKKIKSDLRHAQEAFKECVEYFGDSSRNADAAAFFALIVRFTRAFKQHDQENEQRLRLEKAAALAASKKESDQVLMRNKVNQKKQQQIHCLLDFANQQQTQLVQS, from the exons GCTTCGATGGACTTGCCACCGGATAAGGCAAAGCTACTTCGTAACTATGATGACGAGAAGAAATGGGACATGATATGTGATCAA gaaatgGTGCAGGCAAAGGATCCGCCCTCACATTACTTGAGTAAACTGCGAACATATTTGGACCCAAAGGCGTCACGGAGTCATCGG AAACGAAAAATGGTCGGCGAGTCCACATCCACCCAGGTGCTCCGGGATCTGGAGATCTCGCTGCGCACGAACCACATCGAGTGGGTGAAGGAGTTCCTGGATGACACGAACCAGGGTCTGGACGCCCTGGTCGACTATCTCAGCTTCAGGCTGCAGATGATGCGGCACGAGCAGCGCCTCCAGGGTGCCCTGTGTGCCTCCGAGGAGCGCTTGAATCTCACGAGCGGCGGCGATGGCGGTGAGATGGTGTTGGGCAACAGTAGTTCCCTAAGTCCAGGCGGTGGAGGTGGAGTCATGTCCCACGGCAGCAGTACAGGTCATGGTCTGGCCAACGGGACGCTGGATTCGAGGCAGCAGCACGGAAACACGTTGTCCTATGGATTCCTGCGACCCACCATTTCCGATGCCCTCGACAGTCCCAGTTTGAAGCGGAGGTCTCGGCACATTGCCAAATTGAACATGGGTGCGGCTACGGACGACATCCATGTGTCCATTATGTGCCTGCGTGCCATTATGAACAATAAGTATGGCTTTAATATGGTCATTCAGCATCGCGAGGCCATCAACTGCATTGCGCTGAGTCTCATCCACAAGTCGCTGAGGACGAAGGCCCTGGTTCTGGAGCTGCTGGCGGCCATTTGCCTGGTGAAGGGCGGACACGAGATCATCTTGGGTTCGTTCGACAACTTCAAGGACGTGTGTCAGGAGAAGCGGCGCTTCCAGACCCTCATGGAGTACTTCATGAACTTCGAGGCCTTCAACATAGACTTCATGGTGGCATGCATGCAGTTCATGAACATAGTGGTGCACTCGGTGGAGGACATGAACTACAGGGTGCATCTGCAGTACGAGTTCACGGCTCTGGGCCTGGACAAGTATCTGGAGCGGATTCGACTGACAGAGTCGGAGGAGCTGAAGGTACAGATCTCCGCCTATTTGGACAACGTCTTCGATGTGGCCGCCCTGATGGAAGATTCCGAGACGAAGACCTCGGCCCTGGAGCGAGTGCAGGAGCTTGAGGATCAGCTGGAGCGGGAAATCGATCGGAACTCTGAGTTCCTCTACAAGTATGCCGAACTGGAGTCCGAGAATCTTACGTTGAAGACGGAGCGAGAGCAGCTGGGCATGATACGGCAAAAGCTGGAGGAGGAACTGAATGTCCTGCAGCGGATGTTGCAGCACAACGAGCAGGAGCTGAAGAAGCGGGACACCCTTCTGCACACGAAGAATATGGAGCTGCAGACGCTCACACGCTCCCTGCCGCGCTCCGCCTCCAGTGGGGATGGCTCTCTTGTGAACGGTGGCCTCCTGGCTGGTTCCACTTCGGGGGCAGCCTCGCTAGCCTTGCCACCACCTCCGCCTCCAATGCCCGCCTCACCCACAATgtcagctgctcctcctccgcctccgccgccAGCCCCACCGGCTCCTCCACCGCCGCCCATGATGCCTGGCTTCAGTCCGTTGGGCAGTCCGAACGGTAGCCTCACCTCGACGGCGCCGTCGCCACCGCATGCCCCGCCCATGCTTGGCTCCTTCCAGCCACCACCGCCCCCAGTAGCGGGCTTTATGCCCGCTCCCGACGGCGCCATGACCATCAAGAGGAAGGTGCCCACCAAATACAAATTGCCCACCTTGAACTGGATAGCACTGAAGCCAAATCAG GTGCGTGGCACGATCTTCAACGAGCTGGATGACGAGAAGATCTTCAAGCAAATCGATTTCAACGAGTTCGAGGAGCGATTCAAGATCGGCATTGGCGGCGCCTTGCGCAACGGCAGCAGTGGAACCGAGGTCGATGGGTCGCTGCAGTCCAGCAAACGCTTCAAGAGGCCCGACAATGTCTCGCTACTGGAGCACACGAGGTTAAGAAACATTG CAATCTCCCGTCGCAAGCTGGGTATGCCCATTGACGATGTCATCGCTGCCATCCATAGTCTGGACCTGAAGAAACTCTCACTGGAGAACGTCGAGCTGCTGCAGAAGATGGTGCCCACGGATGCCGAGATCAAGTCCTACAAGGAGTACATCATCGAGCGCAAGGACCAGCAGCTGCTCACCGAAGAGGACAAGTTCATGCTGCAGTTGTCGCGAGTGGAGCGCATTTCGTCCAAGCTGGCCATCATGAACTACATGGGCAATTTTGTCGATAGCGTTCATCTCATTAGTCCG caAGTGCAATCGATAGCAGGAGCTTCGACTTCCCTGAAACAATCGCGGAAATTCAAGGCGGTTTTGGAAATAGTCCTAGCTTTTGGCAACTATCTCAACAGCAATAAGCGGGGACCAGCCTACGGCTTCAAGCTGCAATCGCTGGACACGCTGATCGATACGAAATCCACGGACAAGCGATCATCGCTGCTTCACTATATTGTGGCCACCATTCGGGCAAAGTTCCCGGAGCTGCTGAACTTCGAGGGCGAGCTGTATGGCACAGACAAGGCTGCGTCGGTGGCACTGGAGAATGTGGTGGCCGATGTCCAGGAGCTGGAAAAGGGCATGGATCTGGTACGCAAGGAGGCCGAGCTGCGGGTGAAGGGTGCTCAGACGCACATTCTGCGCGACTTCCTTAACAACAGCGAGGATAAGCTGAAGAAGATCAAGAGCGATCTGCGGCACGCACAGGAAGCCTTCAAGGAGTGCGTGGAGTATTTTGGTGACTCTTCGCGGAATGCCGATGCGGCTGCCTTCTTCGCGCTGATCGTACGCTTTACAAGAGCGTTTAAG cAACACGATCAGGAGAACGAGCAACGTCTTCGACTGGAGAAGGCCGCTGCGTTGGCCGCTTCCAAAAAGGAGAGCGACCAGGTGCTTATGCGCAACAAGGTTAaccagaagaagcagcag CAAATACATTGCCTGCTCGACTTTGCCAATCAGCAGCAGACGCAGCTTGTACAGTCGTAG